The following proteins are encoded in a genomic region of Candidatus Krumholzibacteriia bacterium:
- a CDS encoding response regulator transcription factor yields MTVRGRLEPNGRRWKVLIVDDHPIVRRGIAQLIGGEEDFIVHAEAATAAEAIEVLRTSRPDVVVVDLTLAGGGGGLGLIKDMRHWVADLPILVLSMHDESLHAERALRAGAMGYVMKHEATERIVEAIRQVLRGEIYLSTRMKERLLHRLVGENGTVQTTSPLEVLTDREMEVFQLVGRGLSTREVAEQLCLSVKTIETHLDHIKTKLGLESGRELVRFSATWFMEPI; encoded by the coding sequence GTGACCGTCCGAGGACGTCTTGAACCCAACGGGCGACGCTGGAAGGTGCTCATCGTCGACGACCATCCCATCGTCCGGCGCGGAATCGCCCAGCTCATCGGTGGGGAGGAAGATTTCATCGTGCACGCCGAGGCGGCCACGGCGGCGGAAGCGATCGAGGTGCTCCGCACCAGTCGCCCGGACGTGGTGGTGGTGGACCTGACGCTGGCCGGGGGCGGGGGCGGCTTGGGTTTGATCAAGGACATGCGCCATTGGGTCGCGGACCTGCCCATCCTGGTGCTGTCGATGCACGACGAATCCCTGCACGCCGAGCGGGCGCTGCGCGCCGGCGCCATGGGGTACGTCATGAAGCACGAAGCCACCGAGCGCATCGTCGAGGCCATCCGGCAGGTGCTCCGTGGGGAGATCTACCTGAGCACCCGCATGAAGGAGCGGCTCCTGCATCGGCTGGTGGGGGAGAACGGTACGGTGCAAACCACGTCCCCCCTCGAGGTGCTGACCGATCGCGAGATGGAGGTCTTCCAGCTGGTGGGGCGGGGGCTGTCGACCCGCGAAGTGGCGGAGCAGCTCTGTCTCAGCGTCAAGACCATCGAGACCCACTTGGATCACATCAAGACCAAGCTGGGCTTGGAATCGGGGCGCGAGCTGG